The Chiroxiphia lanceolata isolate bChiLan1 chromosome 24, bChiLan1.pri, whole genome shotgun sequence genome has a segment encoding these proteins:
- the OSCP1 gene encoding protein OSCP1 isoform X2 gives MSARTLPLLFLNLGGEMLYILDQRLRAQSIPGEKARKVMNDIISTMFNRKFMEELFKPQELYSKKALRTVYDRLAHASIMRLNQASMDKLYDLMTMAFKYQVLLCPRPRDILLVTFNHLDAIKDFIYESPAILNQVDETFRQLIETYNCLSDGEFQLIRQTLLIFFQDMHIRVSIFLKDKVQNSNGRFVLPISGPVPWGTEVPGLIRIFNHKGVEVKRTEFTTAGNYVTPQREGSFELYGDRVLKLGTNMYSVSRPVETHMAGSSKNLASRAKENTVPNPLAKEELNFLARLLGGLDIQKPAGGETGFRLNLFTTDEEEEHAAQTRPEDLSYKVINIEATQEPGRRAELSRILGELEVAEPRPASAEKGEDLLALMDGL, from the exons TGATGAACGACATCATCAGCACCATGTTCAACAGGAAGTTCATGGAGGAGCTGTTCAAGCCCCAGGAGCTGTACTCCAAGAAGGCCCTGAGGACAGTGTACGACCGGCTGGCCCACGCCTCCATCATGAGGCTCAACCAGGCCAGCATGGACAAG CTCTATGACCTGATGACCATGGCCTTCAAATAccaagtgctgctgtgccctcGGCCCAGGGACATCCTGCTGGTCACGTTCAACCACCTGGATGCCATCAAGGATTTCATCTACGAGTCCCCTGCCATTCTGAACCAGGTGGATGAGACCTTCCGGCAGCTGATCGAA acGTACAACTGTCTCTCTGATGGTGAATTCCAGCTCATCAGGCAAACActcctcattttctttcaggaCATGCACATCAGG GTCTCCATCTTCCTGAAGGACAAAGTGCAGAACTCCAACGGGCGCTTCGTGCTGCCCATCTCGGGGCCTGTCCCGTGGGGCACAGAGGTGCCAGGGCTCATCAG GATTTTCAATCACAAAGGAGTGGAAGTTAAAAGGACCGAGTTCACCACTGCTGGGAATTACGTTACTCCCCAGAGGGAAGGATCTTTTGAGCTTTATGGAGACAGAGTCCTCAAACTTGGAACAAATAT gTACAGTGTGAGTCGGCCAGTGGAGACACACATGGCAGGATCATCCAAAAACTTGGCATCCCGTGCAAAG GAGAACACAGTGCCCAACCCTCTGGCCAAGGAGGAGCTGAACTTCCTGGCCCGGCTGCTGGGGGGTCTGGACATCCAGAAACCTGCTGGTGGCGAGACGGGATTTCGGCTCAATTTGTTCACCACCGACGAGGAGGAAGA ACATGCTGCACAGACCCGACCAGAGGACTTGTCCTACAAGGTCATCAACATCGAAGCCACACAG GAGCCGGGCCGGCGGGCGGAGCTGTCCCGCATCCTGGGCGAGCTGGAGGTGGCGGAGCCGCGCCCGGCCAGCGCCGAGAAGGGCGAGGACTTGCTGGCACTGATGGACGGGCTGTGA
- the LSM10 gene encoding U7 snRNA-associated Sm-like protein LSm10 yields MEVSHSVKERTIAENSLVILLQGLRGRVTTVELRDESAAAGLVTSVDAFMNVRLAEVTLTDRHGAVSHLDELFVTGRNVRYVHIPDDVDIRATIEEQLQAIHRVRFFGGRDKGRREFPQAKDK; encoded by the coding sequence ATGGAGGTGAGCCACTCGGTGAAGGAGCGCACCATCGCCGAGAACAGCCTGGTGatcctgctgcaggggctgcggggccgcgTCACCACGGTGGAGCTGCGCGACGAGAGCGCGGCCGCGGGGCTCGTCACCAGCGTGGACGCCTTCATGAACGTGCGCCTGGCCGAGGTGACGCTGACGGACCGGCACGGCGCCGTGTCCCACCTGGACGAGCTCTTCGTCACCGGCAGGAACGTGCGCTACGTGCACATCCCCGACGACGTGGACATCAGGGCCACCATcgaggagcagctccaggccatCCACAGGGTGCGCTTCTTCGGGGGCCGTGACAAGGGGCGCAGGGAGTTCCCTCAGGCCAAGGACAAGTGA